Proteins from a single region of Salmo trutta unplaced genomic scaffold, fSalTru1.1, whole genome shotgun sequence:
- the LOC115186231 gene encoding leucine-rich repeat and fibronectin type-III domain-containing protein 2-like, with translation ILPSTSNSFMLKNLVSGADYNLCVLAIFDDIVTSLAATKVLGCAQFSTKDLYPECRSLQTHFLGGTLTILVGGVVVVTLLVFTVALMVRHRVCSNQDDHCHHGDDSDELACCQGGSLGSPVKEAAAGGGGGVYSQSNGNGDMMMVVLPNGLPSKQRGGRTKERAKEKKKDKEKGNEGRPMGKTTIIISPCHSMAVDSSAASGRRLFHRTLPMTRPGNTQLITIIPMVTVVVLVTCRHGDAPSAPR, from the exons GATCCTCCCTTCTACCAGTAACAGTTTCATGTTGAAGAACCTGGTATCTGGAGCGGACTACAACTTGTGTGTCCTGGCCATCTTTGATGACATCGTCACCTCCTTGGCGGCGACCAAG GTTCTTGGCTGCGCCCAGTTTAGCACTAAAGACCTCTACCCAGAATGCCGATCCCTACAGACCCACTTCCTGGGCGGAACCCTGACAATACTTGTGGGAGGCGTTGTCGTGGTAACGCTGCTGGTGTTCACCGTGGCGCTGATGGTGCGTCACCGTGTCTGCAGTAACCAGGACGACCACTGTCACCATGGGGATGATAGTGATGAGTTGGCGTGTTGCCAGGGCGGGTCATTGGGAAGTCCGGTGAAAGAGGCGGCGGCCGGAGGCGGCGGAGGAGTCTACAGCCAATCGAATGGCAACGGAGATATGATGATGGTGGTCTTGCCCAATGGGCTGCCTTCAAAGCAGAGAGGGGGCAGGACGaaggagagagcaaaagagaaaaaaaaggacAAAGAGAAGGGAAACGAGG GCAGGCCCATGGGCAAGACCACCATCATCATATCTCCGTGCCATTCGATGGCTGTAGACTCCTCCGCCGCCTCCGGCCGCCGCCTCTTTCACCGGACTTTACCAATGACCCGCCCTGGCAACACGCAACTCATCACTATCATCCCCATGGTGACAGTGGTCGTCCTGGTTACTTGCAGACACGGTGACGCACCATCAGCGCCACGGTGA